A DNA window from Halopelagius inordinatus contains the following coding sequences:
- a CDS encoding ethanolamine ammonia-lyase subunit EutB, with translation MNLTSTITGSTRTFDSIRELLAKANEEKTGDELAGIAADSEAERVAAKDALSRLSLEELRQSPVVPYEDDEVTRVIQDAVDEAAYEKIRDWTVSDLREFLVDERTRSDDIAEIRPGLTSEMIAAAAKVMSNMDLIQASSKMQVTARCNNTVGTEGTLSFRLQPNDPTDDVESIRHSIREGLSYGVGDAVIGINPVEDNAERTKRLLDVTKEFIETWKIPTQNCVLSHLSTQLEAVENGARADLLFQSLAGTEAGNEGFGIDVELLDEAYEFGAERCTASGPNFMYFETGQGSELSSDAHAGVDQVTLEARCYGLAKRYDPFLVNTVVGFIGPEYLYDGTQVTRAGLEDVFMGKLTGVPMGIDACYTNHIQADQNDIENVAVLLTAAGSNYFITVPMGDDTMLNYQSNSYHDASALWDIFDMRPAPEFEAWLESVGIMEDGRLTASAGDPTVFLEP, from the coding sequence ATGAATCTGACATCGACCATCACCGGTTCGACGCGGACGTTCGACTCGATTCGAGAGTTGCTCGCGAAAGCGAACGAGGAGAAGACGGGCGACGAACTGGCGGGAATCGCGGCCGACTCCGAGGCGGAACGCGTCGCCGCGAAGGACGCGCTCAGCCGTCTCTCGCTCGAAGAACTCCGGCAGTCTCCGGTCGTCCCGTACGAGGACGACGAGGTGACCCGAGTCATCCAAGACGCCGTCGACGAGGCGGCGTACGAGAAAATCAGAGACTGGACCGTCTCCGACCTCAGGGAGTTTCTCGTGGACGAACGGACCCGAAGCGACGATATCGCCGAGATTCGCCCCGGCCTGACGAGCGAGATGATAGCCGCCGCCGCGAAGGTCATGTCCAACATGGACCTGATTCAGGCGTCCTCGAAGATGCAGGTCACCGCTCGGTGTAACAACACCGTCGGAACGGAGGGGACGCTCTCGTTTCGACTCCAGCCGAACGACCCGACGGACGACGTAGAGAGCATCCGGCACTCGATACGAGAAGGGCTCTCCTACGGCGTCGGCGACGCCGTTATCGGCATCAACCCGGTCGAAGACAACGCCGAACGGACGAAACGGCTGCTCGACGTGACAAAGGAGTTCATCGAGACGTGGAAGATTCCGACGCAGAACTGCGTCCTCTCTCACCTCTCGACCCAACTCGAAGCCGTCGAGAACGGCGCTCGCGCCGACTTGCTGTTCCAGAGTCTCGCGGGGACCGAAGCGGGCAACGAGGGGTTCGGTATCGACGTCGAACTCCTCGACGAGGCGTACGAGTTCGGCGCCGAACGCTGTACCGCGTCCGGCCCGAACTTCATGTACTTCGAGACCGGACAGGGCTCCGAACTCTCGAGCGACGCTCACGCGGGCGTCGACCAGGTCACCTTGGAAGCGCGGTGTTACGGCCTCGCCAAGCGGTACGACCCGTTCCTCGTGAACACCGTCGTCGGATTCATCGGCCCCGAGTATCTCTACGACGGAACGCAGGTCACCAGAGCGGGGTTGGAAGACGTGTTCATGGGCAAACTCACCGGCGTTCCGATGGGCATCGACGCCTGTTACACCAACCACATCCAAGCGGACCAAAACGACATCGAGAACGTGGCGGTGTTGCTGACCGCCGCCGGTTCGAACTACTTCATCACCGTTCCGATGGGCGACGACACGATGCTCAACTATCAATCGAACAGCTACCACGACGCCTCCGCGCTGTGGGACATCTTCGACATGCGGCCGGCTCCGGAGTTCGAGGCGTGGTTGGAGTCGGTGGGCATCATGGAGGACGGACGACTGACCGCCAGCGCCGGCGACCCGACGGTCTTCTTGGAGCCATGA
- a CDS encoding multicopper oxidase domain-containing protein, translating to MSSQIGAPGTGVSRREFLAATGAVGAGSLAGCVAAPTAMPSSTTNRQATTEQTLPRTSKPEVVDLDELGGEVTLRSVHARHSLHPGDTMGGPVNLPVVWAFQANDGTPSVPGPILRCTEGQTLKITLDNTESQMPHTLHFHGVRKTWENDGVPTTTGVLVEPGEKHTYTIPANVAGTHLYHCHFNTPFHMEMGMYGILRVDPEGYEEADKEYFTTVREWDTRLSRMYGGEDAAYDLTARTADAFTLNGRSAPYTLHPEEGSPIIVDPGDTVRIHWVNAGFMSHPMHIHNHRFKIVEKDGSALPEEMQLLQDVVNIAPAERYTIEFEADADPGIYLVHCHKVDHVRNGSSYPGGMLTGVVYTPAMKTDIFAQLMDYAGYRG from the coding sequence ATGAGTTCCCAAATCGGCGCGCCCGGAACCGGCGTTTCGCGCAGAGAATTCCTCGCGGCGACCGGTGCCGTCGGCGCCGGGTCTCTCGCCGGGTGCGTGGCCGCCCCGACGGCGATGCCCTCGTCGACGACGAACCGACAGGCGACGACGGAACAGACCCTCCCTCGGACCAGCAAACCCGAAGTCGTCGATTTAGACGAACTCGGCGGAGAGGTCACCCTCCGTTCGGTTCACGCCCGGCACTCGCTTCACCCCGGCGATACGATGGGCGGCCCGGTGAATCTGCCCGTCGTCTGGGCGTTCCAAGCGAACGACGGAACGCCGAGCGTTCCGGGCCCGATACTCCGGTGTACCGAGGGCCAGACGCTGAAAATTACGCTCGACAACACCGAGAGCCAGATGCCGCACACGCTGCATTTCCACGGCGTCCGCAAGACGTGGGAGAACGACGGCGTGCCGACGACGACGGGTGTACTGGTCGAACCGGGCGAGAAACACACCTACACCATCCCCGCGAACGTCGCCGGGACGCATCTGTACCACTGTCACTTCAACACCCCCTTCCACATGGAGATGGGGATGTACGGCATCCTCCGCGTGGACCCCGAGGGGTACGAGGAGGCCGACAAGGAGTACTTCACGACGGTCAGAGAGTGGGACACGCGTCTCTCGCGGATGTACGGCGGCGAGGACGCGGCGTACGACCTCACCGCCCGAACGGCGGACGCGTTCACCCTCAACGGTCGGTCCGCGCCGTACACCCTCCACCCCGAGGAGGGGTCGCCCATCATCGTCGACCCCGGCGACACGGTGCGAATCCACTGGGTGAACGCGGGGTTCATGTCCCACCCGATGCACATCCACAACCACCGGTTCAAAATCGTCGAGAAGGACGGAAGCGCCCTCCCCGAGGAGATGCAACTCCTCCAAGACGTCGTCAACATCGCACCGGCCGAACGCTACACCATCGAGTTCGAGGCGGACGCCGACCCCGGCATCTACCTCGTCCACTGTCACAAGGTGGACCACGTCCGAAACGGCAGTTCCTACCCCGGCGGGATGCTCACGGGCGTCGTCTACACGCCCGCGATGAAGACGGACATCTTCGCTCAGTTGATGGACTACGCAGGCTACAGAGGGTAA
- a CDS encoding halocyanin domain-containing protein, whose product MTTQPLHVDRRTFLAGTAGVLLSTGLAPGTASAQSTADPVDIAAWFEGVDNYDGVADATGHAEVTVAVGAEANGGGFGFGPAAINVDPGTTVVWEWTGEGGSHNVEASDGSFESEMAGDAGHTFEHAFENEGVTTYYCMPHRAMGMKGAVLVGDVGDVDVGGAPASSDPGGRSSEPNYEGWFDNVGNYESTAERRGESTVTVSVGAPGNGGAFAFDPPAIRVSPGTTVVWEWTGSGMHSVTATDGSFESEMVAEAGHTFEHTFASGGIHTYACPPHEALGMKGAVVVSDGGAAEGTPPSDRLGDYLTLGFGASIVAAVLGIPYVTGKERKRPPSPSASGR is encoded by the coding sequence ATGACCACACAACCACTGCACGTCGACCGCCGAACGTTCCTCGCCGGAACCGCAGGCGTACTGCTGAGCACCGGTCTCGCGCCCGGAACCGCAAGCGCCCAATCGACCGCGGACCCCGTCGATATCGCCGCGTGGTTCGAGGGCGTCGACAACTACGACGGCGTCGCCGACGCGACGGGACACGCGGAGGTGACCGTCGCCGTCGGTGCCGAAGCCAACGGCGGCGGGTTCGGCTTCGGTCCGGCCGCCATCAACGTCGACCCCGGTACGACCGTCGTCTGGGAGTGGACCGGCGAGGGTGGCAGCCACAACGTCGAAGCGTCCGACGGGTCGTTCGAGAGCGAGATGGCCGGCGACGCGGGCCATACCTTCGAACACGCCTTCGAGAACGAGGGCGTGACAACGTACTACTGTATGCCGCACCGAGCGATGGGGATGAAAGGGGCGGTGCTGGTCGGCGACGTCGGCGACGTCGATGTCGGAGGCGCGCCCGCGAGTTCGGACCCCGGCGGCCGGTCCAGCGAACCGAACTACGAGGGGTGGTTCGACAACGTCGGCAACTACGAATCGACGGCGGAACGGAGAGGAGAGAGCACCGTCACCGTCTCCGTCGGCGCGCCGGGGAACGGCGGCGCGTTCGCGTTCGACCCGCCGGCGATACGGGTGAGTCCCGGAACCACAGTCGTCTGGGAGTGGACGGGGTCCGGGATGCACTCGGTGACCGCCACCGACGGATCGTTCGAGAGCGAGATGGTCGCGGAGGCGGGTCACACCTTCGAGCACACGTTCGCATCCGGCGGTATACACACGTACGCCTGCCCGCCGCACGAAGCCCTCGGCATGAAAGGTGCCGTCGTGGTGAGCGACGGCGGTGCCGCGGAGGGAACGCCCCCGTCGGACCGTCTCGGCGACTACCTGACGCTCGGGTTCGGCGCGTCGATAGTGGCCGCCGTCTTGGGGATTCCGTACGTCACCGGCAAGGAACGCAAGCGGCCGCCGTCGCCCTCGGCGTCCGGCCGATAG
- a CDS encoding TIGR04053 family radical SAM/SPASM domain-containing protein, whose amino-acid sequence MSRDDSASGDGPKPPHGGVDTDERPFVLVWEVTQACELACDHCRADARPNRHPDELTTEEGKRLLDRARAFGEGQLVVLSGGDPLARDDIAELVAYGSDIGLRVTLTPSGTSSLTRGRVAELADAGLKRMALSIDGANPAAHDDFRGERGSFDETLAAAEFARDAGIPLQVNTTVCRRTVNELPGIRHTVSDLGAAMWSVFFLVPVGRGKRLDPVAPDRADEVMKWLAEVGDEESFGLKTTEAPHYRRVRVQRRRENGEDVEKTGSPSPVSRRRGIVAGDGFAFVSHTGDIFPSGFLPESVGNVREDDVVERYRESELFRSLRDRDRLRGKCGACRFKALCGGSRSRAYAHTGDPLGSDPLCPHVPQGYDGPMPAAERRTES is encoded by the coding sequence ATGTCACGAGACGACTCCGCCTCGGGAGACGGGCCGAAACCGCCGCACGGCGGCGTGGACACGGACGAGCGTCCGTTCGTCCTCGTCTGGGAGGTGACGCAGGCGTGCGAACTCGCCTGCGACCACTGCCGCGCCGACGCGCGACCGAACCGGCATCCGGACGAACTGACCACAGAAGAGGGAAAGCGCCTCCTCGACAGGGCGCGGGCGTTCGGCGAGGGGCAACTCGTCGTCCTCTCGGGCGGCGACCCGTTGGCCCGAGACGATATCGCCGAACTCGTCGCCTACGGGAGCGACATCGGCCTGCGAGTGACGCTGACGCCGTCGGGGACGTCATCTCTCACGCGCGGACGCGTCGCGGAACTCGCAGACGCCGGACTGAAGCGGATGGCCCTGAGCATCGACGGGGCGAACCCGGCGGCGCACGACGATTTCCGCGGCGAACGGGGAAGTTTCGACGAGACGCTCGCGGCCGCCGAGTTCGCCCGAGATGCGGGGATTCCGCTACAGGTGAACACGACAGTCTGTCGCCGCACGGTAAACGAACTGCCGGGCATCCGCCACACCGTCTCGGACCTCGGAGCGGCGATGTGGTCCGTCTTCTTCCTCGTCCCCGTCGGCCGAGGGAAACGTCTCGACCCGGTGGCCCCGGACCGAGCAGACGAGGTGATGAAGTGGCTCGCGGAGGTGGGAGACGAGGAGTCGTTCGGACTCAAGACGACGGAAGCGCCCCACTACCGCCGCGTCCGCGTCCAACGGCGACGGGAGAACGGGGAGGACGTAGAGAAAACCGGTTCTCCGTCGCCCGTCTCCCGGCGGCGGGGCATCGTCGCGGGCGACGGGTTCGCGTTCGTGAGCCACACCGGCGACATCTTCCCGTCGGGCTTTCTCCCGGAGTCGGTCGGCAACGTCCGCGAGGACGACGTGGTCGAACGCTACCGGGAGTCGGAGCTGTTTCGGTCGCTCCGCGACAGGGACCGCCTCCGCGGGAAGTGCGGCGCGTGTCGGTTCAAGGCGCTCTGCGGCGGGAGTCGCTCTCGCGCCTACGCTCACACGGGCGACCCCCTCGGGAGCGACCCCCTCTGCCCGCACGTTCCGCAGGGGTACGACGGGCCGATGCCCGCGGCGGAAAGGAGGACGGAGTCGTGA